A region of Mesorhizobium sp. AR02 DNA encodes the following proteins:
- a CDS encoding RidA family protein, with translation MTPYIRLAELGLTLPEPPTPIANFVTHAESGRLIFLSGQGPLRADGTLCTGKVGEDVTVEQAYEHARLTGLNLLAVMHAAAGDLGRIVRVVKLLGFVNATPTFSDHPKVVNGCSDLFADVFDKIGGHARSAIGVGSLPGNITVEIEAVVEIAA, from the coding sequence ATGACGCCTTACATCCGGCTCGCCGAACTCGGCCTGACGCTGCCCGAGCCGCCGACGCCCATCGCCAATTTCGTCACCCACGCCGAGAGCGGCCGGCTGATTTTCCTGTCCGGCCAGGGACCACTGCGCGCCGACGGCACGCTCTGCACCGGCAAGGTCGGCGAGGATGTCACGGTCGAGCAGGCCTATGAGCACGCGCGCCTGACCGGGCTCAACCTGCTTGCCGTCATGCATGCCGCCGCCGGCGATCTCGGCCGCATCGTGCGCGTCGTCAAGCTGCTCGGCTTCGTCAATGCGACGCCGACCTTCAGCGACCACCCGAAAGTGGTGAACGGCTGTTCCGATCTTTTCGCCGATGTCTTCGACAAGATCGGCGGCCACGCCCGCTCGGCGATCGGCGTCGGCTCGCTGCCTGGAAACATCACCGTCGAAATCGAAGCGGTCGTCGAAATCGCCGCCTGA
- a CDS encoding amino acid ABC transporter ATP-binding protein, whose protein sequence is MSDAANASPALLDVRDVSKAFGAVDVLRSVSLQVKRGEVVTVIGPSGSGKTTLLRCVNFLESYDSGSIRIDGKEVGYREAGTRQRRSERDLASMRAETGMVFQSFNLFPHLTAAGNIMLGLTKVRGKSEAEARQVAEHWLGRVGLAHKADSLPAELSGGQQQRVGIARAVAMEPKILLLDEITSALDPELVGEVLAVVRSLAEDGMTMLMVTHEMAFARDASSRIVFMADGGVSAVGPPKEILAAETSNERLRTFLARFRASHF, encoded by the coding sequence ATGTCCGACGCTGCAAATGCCAGTCCCGCGCTGCTCGACGTGCGCGATGTCTCCAAGGCCTTCGGTGCGGTCGATGTGCTGCGCTCTGTCAGCCTTCAGGTCAAGCGTGGCGAGGTGGTCACCGTCATCGGCCCCTCGGGCAGCGGCAAGACCACACTGCTGCGCTGCGTCAACTTCCTCGAAAGCTACGACAGCGGCTCGATCCGCATCGACGGCAAGGAGGTCGGCTACCGCGAGGCTGGAACGCGCCAGCGCCGCAGCGAGCGCGACTTGGCCAGCATGCGTGCCGAGACCGGCATGGTGTTCCAGAGCTTCAACCTGTTTCCGCACCTGACGGCGGCCGGCAACATCATGCTCGGCTTGACCAAGGTGCGGGGAAAGAGCGAGGCCGAGGCGCGACAGGTCGCTGAACACTGGCTCGGCCGCGTCGGGCTCGCCCACAAGGCCGACAGCCTGCCGGCCGAACTCTCCGGCGGCCAGCAGCAGCGCGTCGGCATCGCGCGCGCCGTGGCGATGGAGCCGAAAATCCTTTTGCTCGACGAGATCACTTCGGCGCTCGACCCCGAACTGGTCGGCGAGGTGCTTGCCGTGGTGCGCAGCCTCGCCGAGGACGGCATGACCATGCTGATGGTGACGCATGAAATGGCCTTTGCCCGCGACGCTTCGAGCCGCATCGTCTTCATGGCCGATGGCGGCGTCAGCGCCGTCGGCCCGCCCAAGGAGATCCTCGCGGCAGAGACCAGCAATGAACGCCTCCGCACCTTCCTGGCGCGCTTCCGCGCCTCGCATTTCTGA
- a CDS encoding amino acid ABC transporter permease: MLSQILYALPFLAKGFALTLWVSLLVVTLSLIAGVLLGVGLVYGPAPLRWAVRIFSDTIRGIPILVLMFFVYYGLPAIGLHLPSFWAAVLALTLFKTAQVIEYLRGAVASIPKGQSEAAMAIGLTFRQRLTYVIFPQAFRRFLPPWINGVTDAVKGSALVSLLGITDLMQAINQVIGRTYEAMPLYILGALIYFAVNYALSLASRRLERRFSFIRE; encoded by the coding sequence ATGCTGAGCCAGATCCTCTACGCTCTGCCCTTCCTCGCCAAAGGCTTTGCCCTGACCCTGTGGGTGTCGCTTCTGGTCGTCACCCTGTCGCTCATCGCCGGCGTCCTGCTGGGTGTCGGCCTGGTTTATGGCCCCGCGCCGTTGCGCTGGGCGGTGCGCATCTTCAGCGACACCATCCGTGGCATTCCGATCCTGGTCTTGATGTTCTTCGTCTATTACGGCCTGCCCGCCATCGGGCTACATCTGCCGTCGTTCTGGGCCGCCGTGCTGGCGCTGACCCTGTTCAAGACGGCTCAGGTCATCGAATATCTCAGGGGCGCGGTCGCCTCGATCCCGAAAGGCCAGTCCGAAGCCGCGATGGCGATCGGGCTGACCTTCCGCCAGCGGTTGACCTACGTCATCTTCCCGCAGGCCTTCAGGCGCTTCCTGCCGCCCTGGATCAACGGCGTCACCGATGCGGTCAAGGGCAGCGCACTGGTGTCGCTGCTCGGCATCACCGATTTGATGCAGGCCATCAATCAGGTCATCGGCCGCACCTATGAGGCGATGCCGCTCTATATCCTCGGCGCGCTCATCTATTTCGCGGTCAACTACGCGCTCTCGCTCGCCAGCCGGCGGCTCGAGCGGCGTTTCTCCTTCATTCGGGAATAG
- a CDS encoding amino acid ABC transporter permease, with translation MGYALNFNLIWRHFDKLWGGLLLSLELAVISIAIGVVIGLLLAVWYVSAGRVVRAVIAAYVEFIRNVPLILLVYLVFYGLPTVVDLAYSAPTSFVLTLSVYSGAYLVEVFRSGLEAVPRGQLDAGKAIGLTPWQRLIHVRLPTMLRITLPALSNTFISLFKDTSIASVISVPELTFGAQWINFNTFRIVEVYLVTTAMYLMTGYALLFGLRLVERRFRAAR, from the coding sequence ATGGGCTATGCCCTCAATTTCAATCTGATCTGGCGGCATTTCGACAAGCTGTGGGGCGGCTTGCTGCTCAGCCTCGAGCTTGCCGTGATCTCGATCGCCATCGGCGTCGTCATCGGCCTGCTGCTCGCGGTCTGGTACGTCTCGGCCGGACGCGTCGTGCGGGCAGTGATCGCCGCCTATGTCGAATTCATCCGCAACGTGCCGCTGATCCTGCTGGTCTATCTCGTCTTCTACGGCCTGCCGACCGTGGTCGACCTGGCCTACAGCGCACCGACATCGTTCGTCCTGACGCTGTCGGTCTATAGCGGCGCCTATCTGGTCGAGGTGTTTCGCTCGGGCCTCGAGGCCGTCCCGCGCGGCCAGCTCGATGCCGGCAAGGCAATCGGCCTGACGCCTTGGCAAAGGCTGATCCACGTGCGCCTGCCGACCATGCTGCGCATCACGCTGCCGGCGCTGTCCAACACCTTCATCTCGCTGTTCAAGGACACGTCGATCGCCTCGGTCATCTCGGTGCCGGAGCTCACCTTCGGCGCCCAGTGGATCAACTTCAACACCTTCCGCATCGTCGAGGTCTATCTGGTGACGACGGCGATGTATCTCATGACCGGCTACGCATTGCTGTTCGGGCTCAGGCTCGTCGAGCGCCGGTTCAGGGCGGCGCGCTGA
- a CDS encoding transporter substrate-binding domain-containing protein, whose translation MAGLATAGVLATVDAQKAAAQAASDSLLRTVLDRGKLIVGTGSTNAPWHFENDAGELVGMDITMGRILAKGLFDDPTKVEFVMQDPAQRIPNVTTNKVDITIQFMTMTAQRSQLINFTRPYYVEGVALLTLPTAENKTFDKLLAGGAATRISILQNVDAESSVHYALPQAQVLQIDTQANVLQALESKRADAAAVDLSTVRWLASRNPDKYFDAGKSWYSMLYGAALRQGDLDWLTFVNQTFTIAMFGHESALYDAAFKDYFGQEPPARHPGFPVI comes from the coding sequence ATGGCGGGACTGGCCACCGCCGGCGTGCTGGCAACCGTCGATGCCCAGAAGGCCGCTGCCCAGGCCGCATCCGACAGCCTGCTGCGCACCGTGCTAGACCGCGGCAAACTGATCGTCGGCACCGGCAGCACCAACGCGCCCTGGCATTTCGAGAATGATGCCGGCGAACTGGTCGGCATGGACATCACCATGGGGCGCATCCTGGCCAAGGGCCTGTTCGATGATCCGACCAAGGTCGAGTTCGTCATGCAGGACCCGGCGCAGCGCATTCCCAACGTCACCACCAACAAGGTCGACATCACCATCCAGTTCATGACGATGACGGCGCAGCGCTCGCAGCTGATCAACTTCACCCGGCCGTACTACGTCGAAGGCGTTGCGCTGCTGACACTGCCCACCGCTGAGAACAAGACCTTCGACAAGCTGCTTGCCGGTGGCGCGGCGACGCGCATCTCCATCCTGCAGAATGTCGATGCCGAAAGCTCCGTCCACTACGCCTTGCCGCAGGCGCAAGTGCTGCAGATCGACACCCAGGCCAACGTGCTGCAAGCGCTGGAATCCAAGCGCGCCGACGCTGCCGCGGTCGATCTCTCCACCGTGCGCTGGCTCGCCTCGCGCAATCCGGACAAATATTTCGATGCCGGCAAGAGCTGGTATTCGATGCTCTACGGCGCGGCATTGCGGCAAGGCGATCTCGACTGGCTGACCTTCGTCAACCAGACCTTCACCATCGCCATGTTCGGCCATGAATCGGCGCTCTACGATGCCGCCTTCAAGGATTATTTCGGCCAGGAGCCGCCGGCGCGCCACCCCGGCTTCCCGGTCATCTGA
- a CDS encoding IclR family transcriptional regulator, translating to MQDGNALAVSADEKTTASREKGLNRVLEILDFLHTTQRAIGIGDLAKGVNAPRSTTYTLVRSLVDAGLLEMAGDGNRVYFGKKLYLYGMDYVRGNDLLRRGRQEVDNLSRETGETSELCMLQSGRYTIVHASPGTRPFRISSATGLQIPLPWTASGRLLLAGLEKAEVEAMVSDDDLVLPDGRKLRLDDFIADIAKARITGYCVTSGLVDAYTKCLAVPVFSAPGKVEATMCLVVPIDTSDERTGSLIGLLRDRAARLSIGG from the coding sequence ATGCAAGATGGCAATGCCTTGGCAGTTTCAGCCGACGAAAAGACGACGGCTTCCCGCGAGAAGGGGCTCAACCGGGTGCTCGAGATCCTGGACTTTCTGCACACGACGCAGCGGGCGATCGGCATTGGCGACCTTGCCAAGGGGGTGAACGCCCCGCGTTCGACGACCTACACGCTGGTGCGGTCGCTGGTGGACGCCGGCCTGCTGGAAATGGCGGGCGACGGCAACCGCGTCTATTTCGGCAAGAAGCTCTATCTCTATGGAATGGATTATGTGCGCGGCAACGACCTGTTGCGGCGCGGGCGCCAGGAGGTCGACAATCTGTCGCGCGAGACCGGCGAGACGTCGGAATTGTGCATGCTGCAGAGCGGCCGCTACACCATCGTCCACGCAAGCCCGGGCACCAGGCCGTTCCGTATCAGCTCCGCCACCGGTCTGCAGATACCGCTGCCCTGGACGGCCTCCGGGCGGTTGCTGCTGGCTGGACTTGAGAAGGCTGAGGTCGAAGCCATGGTGTCGGATGACGATCTCGTGCTGCCTGATGGCCGCAAGCTCAGGCTCGACGATTTCATCGCCGACATCGCCAAGGCGCGGATTACCGGCTACTGCGTGACCTCGGGCCTGGTCGATGCCTATACGAAATGTCTTGCCGTGCCGGTCTTTTCAGCGCCGGGCAAGGTCGAGGCGACGATGTGCCTGGTGGTTCCCATCGACACCTCCGACGAGCGGACCGGCAGTCTCATCGGCCTGCTGCGTGATCGCGCGGCCAGGCTTTCGATCGGTGGATAG
- a CDS encoding YdcH family protein, with product MSDQEQADIRLEFSRLKQEHADFDAAINAMIATNCDPLQIQRMKKKKLVLKDRLMALEDKIIPDIIA from the coding sequence ATGTCCGATCAGGAACAGGCCGATATTCGCCTCGAATTTTCCCGGCTGAAGCAGGAACACGCCGATTTCGATGCGGCGATCAACGCGATGATCGCCACCAATTGCGATCCCCTGCAGATCCAGCGCATGAAGAAGAAGAAGCTGGTGCTCAAGGACCGGCTGATGGCGTTGGAAGACAAGATCATCCCCGACATCATCGCCTGA
- a CDS encoding YdcH family protein, whose translation MSLASHLDELQRKHGDIEREIDDAMNHPSVDDLEIVNLKRRKLALKDAIEKLKAQPTTH comes from the coding sequence ATGTCTCTTGCTTCCCATCTTGATGAGTTGCAGCGGAAACACGGCGACATCGAACGTGAAATCGATGACGCGATGAACCACCCGTCGGTGGACGACCTCGAAATCGTGAATCTCAAGCGACGCAAGCTGGCACTCAAGGATGCGATTGAGAAACTGAAAGCGCAACCGACCACGCATTGA